A genome region from Thermomonospora amylolytica includes the following:
- a CDS encoding lysophospholipid acyltransferase family protein: MIAHGPGDAPDDPDVAPVIPLKPQDGEDSGASGASGEDRLSAVLSFLRRRLNGEYEVDEFGFDRELTDKVLLPLVRALYQYWFRTELRGLENVPESGCALLVGNHSGTLPIDGLMLQVAVHDHAHRDLRLLGADLVYQVPVLGHLSRKAGHTLAHPADAHRLLAKGELVGVFPEGFKGVGKPFRERYRLQRFGRGGFVETALRARAPIIPVAIVGAEEIYPKIGDVRALARLLGLPYFPITPTFPLLGALGLVPLPSKWLIRFGEPMFLEGYGPEDADDPMTVFDLTDHVRETIQQMLYDTLLERGPAF, encoded by the coding sequence ATGATCGCGCACGGCCCCGGGGACGCGCCCGACGACCCCGACGTGGCCCCGGTCATTCCGCTGAAGCCGCAGGACGGCGAGGACTCCGGCGCCTCCGGAGCCTCTGGGGAGGACCGGCTGTCGGCCGTGCTGTCGTTCCTGCGCCGCCGGCTGAACGGCGAGTACGAGGTCGACGAGTTCGGCTTCGACCGCGAGCTGACCGACAAGGTCCTGCTGCCGCTCGTCCGCGCCCTGTACCAGTACTGGTTCCGGACGGAACTGCGCGGGCTGGAGAACGTCCCCGAGTCCGGCTGCGCCCTGCTGGTCGGCAACCACTCCGGGACGCTGCCGATCGACGGCCTCATGCTGCAGGTGGCCGTGCACGACCACGCCCACCGCGACCTGCGGCTGCTCGGCGCCGACCTGGTCTACCAGGTGCCCGTGCTGGGCCACCTGTCCCGCAAGGCCGGCCACACCCTGGCCCACCCCGCCGACGCCCACCGCCTGCTGGCCAAGGGCGAGCTGGTCGGGGTGTTCCCCGAGGGCTTCAAGGGCGTCGGCAAGCCGTTCCGCGAGCGCTACCGCCTGCAGCGGTTCGGCCGCGGCGGCTTCGTGGAGACCGCCCTGCGCGCCCGTGCCCCGATCATCCCCGTCGCCATCGTCGGCGCCGAGGAGATCTACCCCAAGATCGGCGACGTCCGCGCCCTGGCCCGCCTGCTGGGCCTGCCGTACTTCCCGATCACCCCGACGTTCCCGCTGCTGGGCGCGCTCGGCCTGGTCCCGCTGCCCTCCAAGTGGCTGATCCGCTTCGGCGAGCCCATGTTCCTGGAGGGCTACGGCCCCGAGGACGCCGACGACCCGATGACGGTCTTCGACCTCACCGACCACGTCCGCGAGACCATCCAGCAGATGCTCTACGACACCCTGCTGGAACGCGGGCCCGCGTTCTGA
- a CDS encoding HAD family hydrolase has protein sequence MRRFWRRSEADHVSAGEVAAAAAEPHGARVEPDPTAAAFFDVDNTMMRGASIYYFARGLAARKLFTLRDLAMFAWGQAAFRLRGTENAEHIGTAKEAALAFVAGQKVEDLVRLSEEIYDEVMADRIWSGTRALALQHLDAGQQVWLVTATPVEVARIIAARLGLTGALGTVAETRDGVYTGRLVGNLLHGPAKAEAVRALAQREGLDLARCSAYSDSLNDLPMLNAVGHPHAVNPDPRLREHAKTHGWPIHDFRTARKVTMVAIPAAAGAGALAGGVAAGIALRRHYRA, from the coding sequence ATGCGGCGATTCTGGCGGCGCAGTGAAGCTGATCATGTGAGCGCGGGCGAGGTGGCGGCGGCCGCCGCCGAGCCGCACGGGGCGCGGGTCGAGCCGGACCCGACGGCCGCGGCGTTCTTCGACGTGGACAACACGATGATGCGCGGGGCGTCGATCTACTACTTCGCCCGGGGGCTGGCCGCGCGCAAGCTGTTCACGCTGCGGGACCTGGCCATGTTCGCCTGGGGGCAGGCCGCGTTCCGGCTGCGCGGCACCGAGAACGCCGAGCACATCGGCACCGCCAAGGAGGCCGCGCTGGCGTTCGTGGCCGGGCAGAAGGTCGAGGACCTGGTCCGGCTCAGCGAGGAGATCTACGACGAGGTGATGGCCGACCGGATCTGGTCCGGCACCCGGGCGCTGGCGCTGCAGCACCTGGACGCCGGCCAGCAGGTCTGGCTGGTCACCGCCACGCCGGTCGAGGTGGCCCGGATCATCGCCGCCCGGCTGGGCCTGACCGGCGCGCTCGGCACCGTCGCCGAGACCCGCGACGGCGTCTACACCGGCCGCCTGGTCGGCAACCTGCTGCACGGCCCCGCCAAGGCCGAGGCCGTGCGCGCCCTGGCCCAGCGCGAGGGCCTGGACCTGGCCCGCTGCTCCGCCTACAGCGACTCCCTCAACGACCTGCCGATGCTGAACGCCGTCGGCCACCCCCACGCCGTCAACCCCGACCCCAGGCTCCGCGAGCACGCCAAGACCCACGGCTGGCCCATCCACGACTTCCGCACCGCCCGCAAGGTCACCATGGTCGCCATCCCCGCCGCCGCCGGCGCCGGCGCCCTGGCCGGCGGCGTGGCCGCCGGCATAGCCCTCCGCCGCCACTACCGCGCTTGA